A part of Candidatus Nezhaarchaeota archaeon genomic DNA contains:
- the eno gene encoding phosphopyruvate hydratase, giving the protein MSCLSLREFQLREELVSLVETLIEDVHARKIYDSRGNPTIEVEVITADGFGRASAPSGASTGIHEAVPFPKGSVDVAVKLVNDVIAQKLIGMDATNQIAIDRTLREIDGTDNFSNIGGAAAIATSIATAKAAASSLGIPLFQYIGGALVREMPYPLGNIIGGGRHAGDRSPNVQEFLVIPVGAKNYVEAVEVCFKVHREVGRLIKNIDGSFAGGRGDEGAWAANISDEDALRILRDACEKVQSETGFKVVLGVDMAASSMWNSKMGVYVLRREDKVRTREEQLNYVLEIAEKYDLRYVEDPLHEEDFDGFSQLIKSLGHKSLICGDDLFTTNVKRIKLGLNLRAANAVIIKPNQVGTLSDTYEAVNVAKSGGLTPVMSHRSGETEDDFVCHLAIGLRCPIIKIGVLGGERIVKHNELIRIEESLGNIKSMAELPPQLTR; this is encoded by the coding sequence ATGAGCTGCTTAAGTTTAAGAGAGTTTCAACTTAGAGAGGAGTTGGTATCTTTGGTTGAAACCTTAATTGAGGATGTTCATGCTAGGAAGATTTATGATAGTAGAGGTAATCCAACTATAGAGGTTGAGGTTATAACAGCTGATGGGTTTGGTCGTGCTTCTGCTCCTTCTGGTGCAAGTACCGGAATTCATGAGGCTGTACCATTTCCTAAGGGTAGCGTTGACGTAGCTGTAAAGTTAGTAAATGATGTCATAGCGCAAAAGCTCATTGGCATGGATGCTACGAATCAGATTGCTATAGATAGAACGCTACGCGAAATTGATGGTACTGACAATTTCTCCAATATAGGAGGGGCTGCAGCTATTGCGACATCAATAGCTACAGCTAAAGCTGCTGCATCATCACTTGGCATACCGTTATTTCAATACATAGGTGGTGCTCTTGTGAGGGAGATGCCTTACCCGCTGGGTAACATTATTGGAGGAGGGAGACACGCTGGTGACAGGTCTCCTAACGTACAAGAGTTCTTGGTAATCCCAGTTGGAGCAAAAAACTATGTGGAGGCAGTTGAAGTATGCTTTAAAGTGCATAGGGAGGTTGGTAGGCTCATTAAGAACATTGATGGCTCTTTCGCTGGAGGTCGAGGGGATGAGGGGGCATGGGCTGCTAATATTTCTGATGAGGATGCTTTAAGGATCTTGAGGGATGCGTGCGAGAAGGTTCAAAGCGAGACTGGTTTTAAAGTGGTACTTGGTGTAGACATGGCTGCATCAAGTATGTGGAACTCGAAGATGGGAGTTTACGTTCTTAGGAGGGAGGACAAGGTAAGGACTCGAGAAGAGCAGCTTAACTACGTGTTAGAGATAGCTGAGAAGTATGATTTGAGGTATGTAGAGGACCCTCTACACGAAGAGGATTTTGATGGTTTTAGTCAATTAATTAAATCTTTAGGTCATAAATCCTTGATATGTGGTGACGACCTATTCACTACGAATGTTAAGAGAATTAAGTTAGGATTAAATTTGAGAGCTGCAAATGCAGTTATCATAAAGCCAAATCAGGTAGGCACGCTGTCAGACACTTATGAGGCTGTAAATGTAGCAAAGAGTGGGGGATTGACGCCGGTAATGTCTCATAGATCAGGTGAGACTGAGGATGACTTTGTATGCCACTTAGCTATAGGACTTCGATGTCCAATCATAAAAATTGGAGTACTTGGTGGTGAGAGGATAGTAAAGCACAATGAGCTTATTAGAATAGAGGAGTCATTAGGAAACATTAAAAGTATGGCTGAACTTCCTCCACAACTGACTCGCTGA